A genomic stretch from Longimicrobium sp. includes:
- a CDS encoding carbon starvation CstA family protein, whose amino-acid sequence MRTHLPKLAWAAVAVLGAVALGTMALHRGETINAAWLVIAAVCTYAVAYRFYAKFLATRVFELDANRATPAERLDNHVDFVPTNRWVLFGHHFAAIAGAGPLVGPVLAAQFGYLPGTLWLIIGVVLAGAVQDFVILFASMRRDGKSLGQMAREEINTTAGFIAMVAVLSIMAILLAVLALIVVNALAHSPWGLFTIACTVPIALLMGWWMHAFRPGRVGEASAIGVALVLAATVGGRWVAENPVLADFFTVEKTTLVWLMAGYGFVASVLPVWVLLCPRDYLSTFLKIGTIVALAAGILVSLPTIKMPAMTQFVDGTGPVFAGKLFPFAFITVACGAISGFHALVASGTTPKMLMRETDARLVGYGAMLMESFVGVMAMVAAGILDPGVYFAINAPAGVVGGTLQEATRTIAAWGFVVTPEQMQGLAASVGEESLMARTGGAPSLAVGMAQIFSGVIGGSGLMAVWYHFAIMFEALFILTTIDTGTRVGRFMMQEILGHVYKPLGRTSWYPSIILSSALVVGGWAYFLYQGVVDPLGGINSLWPLFGISNQLLAAVALCVGTTVLIKIGKARFAWVTLGPLAWLAAVTFTAGWQKVFAADPKLGFLSQARAIDAALAEGRLPAAAKTVEAAQQMMFNARLDAVVALVFMGVAVMVIVVSIREWILLVRKRKPIVMHEAPFVPTALGLAGD is encoded by the coding sequence ATGCGCACGCACCTTCCCAAGCTGGCCTGGGCCGCCGTCGCCGTGCTGGGCGCCGTGGCGCTGGGCACCATGGCCCTTCACCGCGGCGAAACCATCAACGCCGCCTGGCTGGTGATCGCCGCGGTGTGCACCTACGCCGTGGCCTACCGCTTCTACGCGAAGTTCCTGGCCACGCGCGTCTTCGAGCTCGACGCGAACCGCGCCACGCCCGCCGAGCGGCTGGACAACCACGTGGACTTCGTGCCCACCAATCGCTGGGTGCTCTTCGGGCACCACTTCGCGGCCATCGCGGGGGCGGGACCGCTGGTGGGCCCCGTGCTGGCGGCGCAGTTCGGGTACCTGCCGGGCACGCTCTGGCTGATCATCGGCGTGGTGCTGGCGGGCGCGGTGCAGGACTTCGTCATCCTGTTCGCCTCCATGCGGCGCGACGGAAAGTCGCTGGGGCAGATGGCGCGCGAGGAGATCAACACCACGGCGGGGTTCATCGCCATGGTGGCCGTGCTTTCCATCATGGCCATTCTCCTGGCCGTGCTGGCGCTGATCGTGGTGAACGCGCTGGCGCACTCGCCGTGGGGGCTGTTCACCATCGCCTGCACGGTGCCCATCGCCCTGCTGATGGGGTGGTGGATGCACGCCTTCCGCCCCGGCCGCGTGGGCGAGGCGTCGGCCATCGGGGTGGCGCTGGTGCTGGCGGCGACGGTGGGCGGCCGGTGGGTGGCGGAGAACCCGGTGCTGGCCGACTTCTTCACCGTCGAAAAGACGACGCTGGTGTGGCTGATGGCGGGCTACGGCTTCGTGGCGTCCGTCCTCCCGGTGTGGGTGCTGCTGTGCCCACGCGACTACCTGTCGACGTTCCTGAAGATCGGGACCATCGTGGCGCTGGCCGCCGGCATCCTGGTGAGCCTGCCGACCATCAAGATGCCGGCGATGACGCAGTTCGTGGACGGCACCGGGCCCGTGTTCGCGGGCAAGCTGTTCCCGTTCGCCTTCATCACCGTGGCGTGCGGCGCCATCAGCGGCTTCCACGCGCTGGTGGCGTCCGGCACCACGCCCAAGATGCTGATGCGCGAGACGGATGCGCGGCTGGTGGGCTACGGCGCCATGCTGATGGAAAGCTTCGTGGGCGTGATGGCGATGGTGGCGGCGGGGATCCTGGACCCCGGCGTCTACTTCGCCATCAACGCGCCGGCGGGAGTCGTCGGCGGAACGCTGCAGGAAGCGACGCGGACGATCGCGGCGTGGGGATTCGTCGTTACGCCCGAGCAGATGCAGGGCCTGGCGGCGTCCGTAGGCGAGGAGTCGCTGATGGCGCGAACGGGTGGCGCGCCGTCGCTGGCGGTAGGGATGGCGCAGATCTTTTCGGGCGTCATCGGCGGGTCGGGGCTGATGGCGGTGTGGTACCACTTCGCCATCATGTTCGAGGCGCTGTTCATCCTCACGACCATCGACACCGGCACGCGCGTGGGCCGGTTCATGATGCAGGAGATTTTGGGCCACGTGTACAAGCCGCTCGGGCGTACCTCCTGGTATCCCTCCATCATCCTGTCCAGCGCGCTGGTGGTCGGTGGATGGGCGTACTTCCTGTACCAGGGCGTGGTAGACCCGCTGGGCGGCATCAACAGCCTGTGGCCGCTGTTCGGCATCAGCAACCAGCTGCTGGCCGCCGTCGCGCTGTGCGTGGGAACGACGGTGCTGATCAAGATAGGCAAGGCTCGCTTCGCCTGGGTGACGCTGGGGCCGCTGGCGTGGCTGGCGGCGGTGACGTTCACGGCGGGGTGGCAGAAGGTGTTCGCGGCCGACCCCAAGCTGGGCTTCCTGTCGCAGGCCCGCGCCATCGACGCCGCGCTGGCGGAGGGGCGGCTCCCCGCAGCCGCGAAGACGGTGGAGGCCGCG